A genomic region of Rhipicephalus sanguineus isolate Rsan-2018 chromosome 1, BIME_Rsan_1.4, whole genome shotgun sequence contains the following coding sequences:
- the LOC125757114 gene encoding uncharacterized protein LOC125757114: protein MRPMIVLASLIGMALAGSLGGGGGGGWQGGGGGGGGWQAGGGGGGGWQAGGGGGGWQAGGGGGGGGGEKHVYIIRKVSGGGGGGGGGGGWQPSGGGWMLGGSGGGGGWQLGGGGGGGGWQAGGGGGGGGWEAGGGGGGWQAGGGGGGWQAGGGGGGWQAGGGGGGWQAGGGGGGWQAGGGGGGGGGGKHVFVVRTTSKFGGGAGGGHGGGGGGYGGGGFGGGGHHGGGGGGGGGGKHVFLVKTTTTSGGAPVIKSHIRSGTTP from the exons ATGCGGCCCATG ATTGTACTAGCCTCCCTCATAGGGATGGCGCTAGCCGGCAGCTTgggtggaggcggcggcggcggatggcaaggcggcggcggcggcggcggaggttgGCAAgccggaggtggcggcggtggcggctggCAAGCTGGCGGAGGAGGAGGTGGCTGGCAagccggcggtggtggcggcggtggtg GAGGCGAAAAGCACGTCTACATCATTCGCAAAGTGAGCGGTGGCGGAGGTGGAGGCGGCGGAGGCGGTGGCTGGCAACCTTCGGGAGGCGGCTGGATGCTCGGCGGCAGCGGAGGAGGCGGCGGCTGGCAATTGGGCGGtggtggaggcggcggcggctggCAAGCCGGTGGAGGAGGAGGTGGAGGAGGCTGGGAAGCGGGAGGAGGCGGCGGTGGCTGGCAAGCCGGTGGAGGCGGAGGAGGCTGGCAAgctggaggcggcggcggcggatggCAAGCCGGTGGTGGCGGAGGAGGCTGGcaagccggcggcggcggcggtggatgGCAAGCCGGTGGTGGTGGAGGCGGAGGCGGTGGTGGAAAGCACGTCTTCGTTGTGCGCACAACAAGCAAATTCGGCGGCGGCGCTGGCGGAGGGCACGGTGGGGGTGGCGGAGGATACGGCGGTGGAGGTTTCGGCGGTGGTGGACAccacggtggtggtggtggtggcggcggtggcggaaagCATGTCTTTCTCGTCAAGACCACCACAACaagcggcggtg CCCCCGTGATCAAAAGTCACATTCGCAGTGGCACAACGCCGTAA